A part of Botrytis cinerea B05.10 chromosome 2, complete sequence genomic DNA contains:
- the Bckgd2 gene encoding Bckgd2, giving the protein MLTRRVLTASRFLLAQRSAAPQLRYPLPVIQQFRSYADKVVKVPEMAESISEGTLKQWSKQIGDFVEQDEEIATIETDKIDVAVNAPEAGTIKEFLANEEDTVTVGQDLVRLELGGAPEGGDKEKASSEPKEAASKDQSTSSDPEPSKKEDSKPKEDSSSPPPTEKKSEPKETPKPKPSESKKQESSSSSSKPSLGNREERRVKMNRMRLRIAERLKQSQNTAASLTTFNEVDMSSLMEFRKLYKDEVLKKTGVKLGFMSAFSRASVLALRDIPAVNASIEGPNGGDTIVYRDYVDISVAVATEKGLVTPVVRNTESMDLVGIEKTIADLGKKARDNKLTIEDMAGGTFTISNGGVFGSLMGTPIINLPQTAVLGLHAIKDKPVVVNGQIVIRPMMYLALTYDHRLLDGREAVQFLVKVKEYIEDPRRMLL; this is encoded by the exons ATGCTTACCAGGAGGGTTTTAACAGCCTCGCGATTTTTGCTGGCTCAGCGTTCCGCCGCACCACAATTGAGATATCCACTCCCAGTTATTCAGCAATTTCGCAGTTATGCCGACAAAGTTGTCAAAGTACCAGAGATGGCTGAATCCATCTCTGAGGGTACTTTAAAGCAGTGGTCGAAACAGATCGGTGATTTTGTTGAGCAGGATGAGGAAATTGCTACAATTGAGACAGATAAA ATCGATGTTGCTGTCAATGCTCCCGAAGCTGGCacaataaaagaattcttggccaatgaagaagatactgTTACCGTTGGTCAAGATTTGGTCCGTCTCGAACTTGGGGGTGCTCCAGAGGGAGGTGATAAAGAAAAGGCCTCTTCGGAACCAAAAGAGGCAGCATCAAAAGATCAATCGACATCTTCGGATCCTGAGCCATCTAAGAAAGAGGATTCGAAACCCAAGGAGGATTCTAGCTCTCCTCCACCTACGGAAAAAAAATCGGAACCAAAGGAGACACCAAAGCCCAAACCATCGGAATCTAAGAAGCAGGAATCATCATCTAGTAGTTCCAAACCTTCTTTGGGCAACCGAGAGGAGCGTCGT GTCAAGATGAACCGAATGCGACTACGTATTGCTGAGCGTTTGAAGCAATCGCAAAACACCGCCGCATCTCTAACTACTTTCAATGAGGTTGACATGTCATCTTTGATGGAATTCAGAAAGCTCTACAAAGATGAGGTGCTCAAGAAGACTGGTGTCAAACTGGGATTTATGAGTGCCTTTTCTCGTGCATCTGTGCTTGCCCTGCGAGACATCCCTGCAGTAAACGCATCCATTGAGGGTCCTAACGGGGGTGACACCATTGTCTACAGAGATTATGTTGATATCAGCGTCGCCGTCGCCACTGAGAAAGGCTTGGTAACTCCCGTTGTTCGCAACACTGAGAGCATGGACCTTGTTGGTATTGAGAAGACTATTGCTGATCTAGGCAAGAAG GCTCGTGACAACAAACTTACGATCGAAGATATGGCCGGTGGAACCTTTACTATTAGCAATGGCGGTGTGTTTGGTTCATTGATGGGTACACCCATCATCAACCTTCCACAAACCGCTGTTTTGGGTCTACATGCTATCAAAGACAAGCCCGTTGTCGTCAATGGCCAAATTGTTATTCGTCCAATGATGTATCTGGCCTTGACCTATGATCATCGTCTACTTGATGGAAGAGAGGCTGTCCAGTTTCTGGTCAAGGTTAAGGAGTACATAGAGGATCCAAGAAGAATGCTTTTGTAG